One stretch of Anolis sagrei isolate rAnoSag1 chromosome 11, rAnoSag1.mat, whole genome shotgun sequence DNA includes these proteins:
- the P2RX5 gene encoding P2X purinoceptor 5: MGQVAWRALCLSLFDYKTEKYVIAKNKKVGILYRVVQLSIMAYVVGWVFVARKGYQEVDASIQSSVITKVKGVAFTNSSGMGERLWDVADYVVPPQGESVFFVMTNLIVTPNQWQSTCPESAGIPDALCYHQSDCPRGEAVIAGNGVKTGRCVKEGSSRSGTCEILAWCPLEEKKSRPKKPLLANAENFTVYIKNSIRFPRFKFSKTNVLETKDGNYLKGCRYGPEHPYCPIFPLGDLVRWAGSDFQEMASEGGVIGIQIEWNCDLDRAPSHCNPQYSFTRLDNRFAAKSISSGYNFRFAKYYRDASGVDFRTLIKAYGIRFDVMVNGKAGKFNIIPTIINVGSGLALMGAGAFFCDLVLLYLLRKSNFYRGKKYEEVRKPLPESNVNGNQSSDSLSRLDQLRSMQTIET, from the exons ATGGGCCAGGTGGCCTGGCGGGcgctctgcctctctctctttgACTACAAGACGGAGAAGTACGTGATTGCCAAGAACAAGAAGGTGGGCATCCTCTACCGGGTGGTCCAGCTCTCCATCATGGCCTACGTCGTTGG GTGGGTCTTTGTGGCCAGGAAGGGCTACCAGGAGGTGGACGCCTCCATCCAGAGCTCGGTCATCACCAAGGTCAAGGGGGTGGCCTTCACCAACTCCTCCGGGATGGGAGAGCGCCTCTGGGACGTGGCCGACTACGTGGTGCCACCACAG GGTGAAAGCGTCTTCTTTGTCATGACCAACCTTATCGTCACTCCGAACCAGTGGCAGAGTACCTGCCCGGAG AGTGCTGGCATTCCAGACGCCCTGTGTTATCATCAGAGTGACTGTCCTCGGGGCGAAGCCGTCATTGCCGGCAATG GGGTGAAGACGGGGCGCTGCgtgaaggaaggaagcagccggAGCGGGACCTGTGAGATCCTGGCCTGGTGTCccctggaagagaagaagagcCGGCCCAA gaAACCTCTCCTGGCCAACGCTGAGAATTTCACTGTTTACATCAAGAATTCCATCCGTTTTCCCCGCTTTAAGTTCTCCAA GACCAACGTGCTGGAGACCAAGGACGGCAACTACCTGAAGGGCTGCCGCTATGGGCCTGAACACCCCTATTGCCCCATTTTCCCTTTGGGGGATCTCGTCCGATGGGCCGGGAGTGACTTCCAGGAAATGGCCTCCGAG gGCGGTGTGATCGGGATCCAGATTGAGTGGAACTGCGACCTGGACCGGGCTCCTTCTCATTGCAACCCACAATATTCCTTCACCCGCCTGGACAACCGCTTTGCTGCCAAATCCATCTCCTCCGGGTACAACTTCAG GTTTGCCAAATATTACCGGGATGCGTCTGGTGTCGATTTCCGCACCTTGATCAAAGCCTATGGGATCCGCTTTGATGTCATGGTCAACGGGAAG GCAGGGAAGTTTAACATCATCCCAACGATCATCAACGTAGGATCAGGCCTCGCCTTGATGGGTGCG GGAGCTTTCTTCTGCGACCTGGTGCTGCTTTACCTCCTCCGGAAAAGCAATTTTTACCGAGGCAAAAAATATGAGGAAGTGag gaAGCCTCTCCCCGAAAGCAACGTCAATGGGAACCAAAGTTCTGACTCGCTCTCCCGCTTGGATCAGCTCAGATCAATGCAAACCATTGAGACTTAA
- the EMC6 gene encoding ER membrane protein complex subunit 6, translated as MSGAVAMSRREGPQFISEGAVRGNAAILDYCRTSVSALSGATAGILGLTALHGFVFYFLASLLLSLLLVLKAGRRWGKFFKSRRPLFTGGLIGGLFTYILFWTFLYGMVHVY; from the coding sequence ATGTCGGGGGCAGTGGCGATGTCGAGGCGGGAGGGTCCGCAGTTCATCAGCGAGGGGGCCGTGCGGGGCAACGCGGCCATCCTGGACTACTGCCGGACGTCGGTCTCGGCCCTCTCGGGCGCCACGGCCGGGATCCTGGGCCTGACCGCCCTGCACGGCTTCGTCTTCTACTTCCTGGCCTCGCTCCTGCTCTCGCTGCTCCTCGTCCTCAAGGCCGGGCGCCGCTGGGGAAAGTTCTTCAAGTCCCGGCGGCCCCTCTTCACCGGCGGGCTCATTGGCGGACTCTTCACCTACATCCTCTTCTGGACCTTCCTTTACGGCATGGTCCACGTCTATTAG